From Trichoplusia ni isolate ovarian cell line Hi5 chromosome 22, tn1, whole genome shotgun sequence, a single genomic window includes:
- the LOC113504417 gene encoding uncharacterized protein LOC113504417 isoform X3, giving the protein MEVADQWRREWAGTAEYGKVTEGGVTRRIARAMEVLHASGPGARVRVMRAAYHSSAAPGTPAASFMLQSSRRVISSGFDFLEPPSAPIKPLEISSTPYESSPEPNTEAENYKVTEPDDFDISEPSKWRGSTRGSSIRMPSEESSSTDNASIIDLDARLGKNLLRKYSYDSECSEIQFGSRNTSRNSPLLDTPVTLSTLKYKSLLNNSNDWNSRRKSYSFEDTAPLNESIIHSNDTLAMESSTDSGICKSTEIVNDYMDDSTHTKSFPRDDKKPQKNEESFRDWLSKNRPISQYRGTKFKTYRDHEIVMEDPIENNITLQSSGKVSITLPVTVEGDDENYQKVSQVIEDGERKVKRVEFCKTEVHFTAESGKVNIIETDNKPPPSNDFRKRRSAFVPMQDMIEKPITLFGDKTDIPTTNGIGTALNVSGSELSESDENTAATKSILKNKIPKPKPYLLGENMAFGMPDDLLKKDLYSESKLTAVSLVNKQLEPEKHQNEVKPMFPRDAGVVIKPKPLRTINTGPTKTDSLKSDKTVTIHTVQTEEATTVNDVKTRFSGLQLSPVPRKPKTRQLRESDLTYFGVDNNPKSIHTDHNPVESKMGRTENVVENIFHSVKLIQQVSNSVCNSEPESEEAPEYQNIPLNINYAPVPTPRQRSRHDDKPKEISEIKVYKPVVEKDYQDSTHGERSLSRRARIRTQHESATSRSISAPPKALRHNPTELSQRREDHSIRSSKNELLKEENRMFSNKKRNSTDDSNPIYVNLSIVAEKPKSYENRDPGKIKTTSSKRENKPSRIDKIKSKLERSGDVPTKEFCYIDKRKEHRFDSETDSSIRKRHSPSKDTHTRQAHKDSLSRRAVQGDKQIKSREEQSSKEINNSRKSDYRSKSLQRPGSTKVSEDTSKDTSLKRTEQFKDSLEHNQETSRSRKSNSSKDKTHSTKEIIIPSPKLDISSSARHSSSLSKKDDKEQHKTHKLNKRREYVINYDDKNGTVSSICKVTPPSLGTPKRKKPPKEILKDNYYNENSLKNRSINKTAPLQLEDHQMERNGLNYADRKWKTKVHIQRSCQLL; this is encoded by the exons ATGGAAGTGGCAGATCAATGGCGACGGGAGTGGGCGGGAACAGCCGAGTATGGAAAG GTGACAGAGGGTGGAGTGACGCGTCGCATAGCGCGCGCAATGGAGGTTCTGCACGCGAGCGGGCCGGGAGCGCGCGTGCGGGTCATGCGCGCCGCGTACCACTCGTCCGCCGCGCCCGGCACGCCAGCCGCTTCCTTCATGCTACAGTCTTCACGAAGG GTCATTTCCTCCGGGTTCGACTTCTTAGAGCCTCCTTCAGCACCTATAAAGCCGTTAGAAATATCGTCTACACCATATGAATCATCTCCAGAACCAAATACGGAAGCAGAAAATTACAAAGTAACTGAACCTGATGACTTCGATATATCGGAGCCATCCAAATGGCGAGGTTCGACAAGAGGCAGCTCCATTCGGATGCCTAGTGAAGAGTCTTCGTCTACAGACAACGCCAGTATCATCGATTTAGATGCAAGGCTGGGAAAAAACTTACTCAGAAAATACTCCTACGATTCAGAATGCAGTGAGATTCAATTTGGAAGTAGAAATACCAGTCGCAACTCTCCTCTTTTAGATACACCAGTAACCTTGAGCACATTGAAATACAAATCCCTATTAAACAACAGTAATGATTGGAATTCCAGACGCAAAAGCTACAGTTTTGAAGATACCGCCCCACTAAATGAATCTATTATACACTCTAACGACACACTGGCGATGGAATCTTCCACGGACAGCGGCATTTGTAAATCAACAGAAATTGTAAACGATTATATGGATGATAGCACACACACAAAAAGCTTTCCCAGGGATGACAAAAAGCCACAGAAAAATGAAGAATCATTTAGAGACTGGCTATCTAAAAATAGACCGATATCACAGTACAGAGGAACTAAATTTAAGACTTATCGAGATCACGAAATAGTTATGGAAGACCCAATCGAGAATAATATAACGCTGCAATCATCGGGAAAAGTTTCAATAACTTTACCTGTAACTGTTGAAGGCGACGATGAAAATTATCAGAAAGTTAGCCAAGTGATTGAAGATGGTGAAAGAAAAGTTAAAAGAGTAGAGTTTTGCAAAACTGAAGTTCATTTTACTGCAGAATCAGGTAAAGTGAATATAATTGAAACGGATAACAAACCCCCACCTTCGAATGATTTTCGAAAAAGGAGAAGTGCTTTTGTTCCTATGCAAGATATGATTGAGAAACCGATTACGTTGTTTGGTGACAAAACCGACATCCCAACAACGAATGGAATAGGTACTGCCCTAAATGTAAGTGGTAGTGAGCTTAGCGAATCCGATGAGAATACCGCAGCTACAAAAAGTattctcaaaaacaaaattccGAAACCCAAACCATATCTTTTAGGTGAGAACATGGCATTTGGGATGCCCGATGATCTTCTAAAGAAAGATTTGTATAGTGAGTCTAAATTAACGGCGGTTTCTTTAGTAAATAAGCAATTAGAACCAGAAAAGCACCAAAACGAAGTCAAACCAATGTTCCCACGGGATGCAGGAGTTGTGATTAAACCCAAACCTTTGCGGACAATAAATACAG GTCCCACCAAAACCGACAGTTTGAAAAGCGATAAAACTGTCACAATCCATACAGTTCAGACTGAAGAGGCTACTACTGTAAATGATGTCAAAACTAGATTTAGTGGCTTGCAACTGTCTCCAGTACCACGGAAGCCTAAAACCCGACAACTACGAGAAAGCGATCTCACATACTTTGGAGTAGACAACAATCCTAAATCTATTCACACAGACCACAATCCAGTAGAAAGTAAAATGGGGCGCACCGAAAATGTTGTCGAAAACATATTTCATTCTGTTAAACTTATTCAGCAGGTATCAAACAGTGTGTGCAATAGTGAGCCTGAATCAGAAGAGGCGCCAGAATATCAAAACATTCCTTTAAATATCAACTATGCCCCAGTTCCTACACCGAGGCAACGGTCGCGTCATGACGACAAACCTAAGGAAATTAGCGAAATCAAGGTTTATAAGCCGGTAGTTGAAAAGGATTATCAGGACTCAACACATGGTGAAAGGTCTCTGTCGCGTCGCGCGAGAATTCGCACACAGCACGAGAGTGCGACTAGCAGAAGTATTTCTGCCCCACCAAAAGCTTTGAGGCATAACCCAACTGAGCTGTCACAGCGACGTGAGGATCACTCGATACG ttccAGTAAAAATGAATTACTAAAAGAGGAAAACAGAATGTTTTCGAACAAAAAACGGAACTCAACTGATGACAGCAAtcctatttatgtaaatttaagcATCGTTGCAGAAAAACCTAAGAGTTATGAAAACCGTGATCcgggaaaaattaaaactacttccAGTAAACGGGAAAATAAGCCGTCTagaattgataaaattaaaagcaaactaGAAAGATCTGGAGATGTACCCACTAAAGAGTTTTGTTATATTGATAAGAGAAAGGAACATCGGTTCGATTCAGAAACTGATAGTAGTATCCGGAAACGACACTCGCCTAGTAAAGATACACATACACGCCAAGCCCACAAAGATAGTCTATCTAGACGGGCGGTTCAGGGTGATAAACAGATA AAATCTCGAGAGGAACAATCTTCGAAGGAAATAAATAACTCTAGAAAGTCAGATTATAGAAGTAAATCATTACAGCGACCTGGATCTACCAAGGTCTCAGAAGATACTTCTAAGGATACCAGTTTAAAGAGGACAGAACAATTCAAAGACAGTCTAGAACACAATCAAGAGACAAGCAGGAGTCGCAAAAGTAATTCTTCTAAGGATAAAACTCATTCTACTAAAGAAATAATCATTCCATCACCAAAATTAGACATAAGCTCCAGTGCTCGACATTCCTCATCACTATCAAAGAAAGATGACAAAGAACAACACAAAACTCACAAATTGAATAAACGTCGTGAATATGTTATCAATTATGATGATAAAAACGGAACGGTCTCATCTATTTGTAAAGTAACGCCTCCAAGCCTTGGAACACCAAAGCGGAAGAAACCTCCAAAAGAAATATTGAAAGATAATTATTACAACGAGAACTCGTTGAAAAATAGATCCATAAACAAAACTGCTCCGC TGCAGCTAGAAGATCATCAAATGGAACGAAACGGACTGAATTATGCAGATAGGAAATGGAAGACAAAAGTACATATACAAAGGTCTTGCCAATTGTTATAG
- the LOC113504417 gene encoding uncharacterized protein LOC113504417 isoform X1, whose protein sequence is MEVADQWRREWAGTAEYGKVTEGGVTRRIARAMEVLHASGPGARVRVMRAAYHSSAAPGTPAASFMLQSSRRVISSGFDFLEPPSAPIKPLEISSTPYESSPEPNTEAENYKVTEPDDFDISEPSKWRGSTRGSSIRMPSEESSSTDNASIIDLDARLGKNLLRKYSYDSECSEIQFGSRNTSRNSPLLDTPVTLSTLKYKSLLNNSNDWNSRRKSYSFEDTAPLNESIIHSNDTLAMESSTDSGICKSTEIVNDYMDDSTHTKSFPRDDKKPQKNEESFRDWLSKNRPISQYRGTKFKTYRDHEIVMEDPIENNITLQSSGKVSITLPVTVEGDDENYQKVSQVIEDGERKVKRVEFCKTEVHFTAESGKVNIIETDNKPPPSNDFRKRRSAFVPMQDMIEKPITLFGDKTDIPTTNGIGTALNVSGSELSESDENTAATKSILKNKIPKPKPYLLGENMAFGMPDDLLKKDLYSESKLTAVSLVNKQLEPEKHQNEVKPMFPRDAGVVIKPKPLRTINTGPTKTDSLKSDKTVTIHTVQTEEATTVNDVKTRFSGLQLSPVPRKPKTRQLRESDLTYFGVDNNPKSIHTDHNPVESKMGRTENVVENIFHSVKLIQQVSNSVCNSEPESEEAPEYQNIPLNINYAPVPTPRQRSRHDDKPKEISEIKVYKPVVEKDYQDSTHGERSLSRRARIRTQHESATSRSISAPPKALRHNPTELSQRREDHSIRSSKNELLKEENRMFSNKKRNSTDDSNPIYVNLSIVAEKPKSYENRDPGKIKTTSSKRENKPSRIDKIKSKLERSGDVPTKEFCYIDKRKEHRFDSETDSSIRKRHSPSKDTHTRQAHKDSLSRRAVQGDKQINAEPNSSRHGRKSREEQSSKEINNSRKSDYRSKSLQRPGSTKVSEDTSKDTSLKRTEQFKDSLEHNQETSRSRKSNSSKDKTHSTKEIIIPSPKLDISSSARHSSSLSKKDDKEQHKTHKLNKRREYVINYDDKNGTVSSICKVTPPSLGTPKRKKPPKEILKDNYYNENSLKNRSINKTAPLQLEDHQMERNGLNYADRKWKTKVHIQRSCQLL, encoded by the exons ATGGAAGTGGCAGATCAATGGCGACGGGAGTGGGCGGGAACAGCCGAGTATGGAAAG GTGACAGAGGGTGGAGTGACGCGTCGCATAGCGCGCGCAATGGAGGTTCTGCACGCGAGCGGGCCGGGAGCGCGCGTGCGGGTCATGCGCGCCGCGTACCACTCGTCCGCCGCGCCCGGCACGCCAGCCGCTTCCTTCATGCTACAGTCTTCACGAAGG GTCATTTCCTCCGGGTTCGACTTCTTAGAGCCTCCTTCAGCACCTATAAAGCCGTTAGAAATATCGTCTACACCATATGAATCATCTCCAGAACCAAATACGGAAGCAGAAAATTACAAAGTAACTGAACCTGATGACTTCGATATATCGGAGCCATCCAAATGGCGAGGTTCGACAAGAGGCAGCTCCATTCGGATGCCTAGTGAAGAGTCTTCGTCTACAGACAACGCCAGTATCATCGATTTAGATGCAAGGCTGGGAAAAAACTTACTCAGAAAATACTCCTACGATTCAGAATGCAGTGAGATTCAATTTGGAAGTAGAAATACCAGTCGCAACTCTCCTCTTTTAGATACACCAGTAACCTTGAGCACATTGAAATACAAATCCCTATTAAACAACAGTAATGATTGGAATTCCAGACGCAAAAGCTACAGTTTTGAAGATACCGCCCCACTAAATGAATCTATTATACACTCTAACGACACACTGGCGATGGAATCTTCCACGGACAGCGGCATTTGTAAATCAACAGAAATTGTAAACGATTATATGGATGATAGCACACACACAAAAAGCTTTCCCAGGGATGACAAAAAGCCACAGAAAAATGAAGAATCATTTAGAGACTGGCTATCTAAAAATAGACCGATATCACAGTACAGAGGAACTAAATTTAAGACTTATCGAGATCACGAAATAGTTATGGAAGACCCAATCGAGAATAATATAACGCTGCAATCATCGGGAAAAGTTTCAATAACTTTACCTGTAACTGTTGAAGGCGACGATGAAAATTATCAGAAAGTTAGCCAAGTGATTGAAGATGGTGAAAGAAAAGTTAAAAGAGTAGAGTTTTGCAAAACTGAAGTTCATTTTACTGCAGAATCAGGTAAAGTGAATATAATTGAAACGGATAACAAACCCCCACCTTCGAATGATTTTCGAAAAAGGAGAAGTGCTTTTGTTCCTATGCAAGATATGATTGAGAAACCGATTACGTTGTTTGGTGACAAAACCGACATCCCAACAACGAATGGAATAGGTACTGCCCTAAATGTAAGTGGTAGTGAGCTTAGCGAATCCGATGAGAATACCGCAGCTACAAAAAGTattctcaaaaacaaaattccGAAACCCAAACCATATCTTTTAGGTGAGAACATGGCATTTGGGATGCCCGATGATCTTCTAAAGAAAGATTTGTATAGTGAGTCTAAATTAACGGCGGTTTCTTTAGTAAATAAGCAATTAGAACCAGAAAAGCACCAAAACGAAGTCAAACCAATGTTCCCACGGGATGCAGGAGTTGTGATTAAACCCAAACCTTTGCGGACAATAAATACAG GTCCCACCAAAACCGACAGTTTGAAAAGCGATAAAACTGTCACAATCCATACAGTTCAGACTGAAGAGGCTACTACTGTAAATGATGTCAAAACTAGATTTAGTGGCTTGCAACTGTCTCCAGTACCACGGAAGCCTAAAACCCGACAACTACGAGAAAGCGATCTCACATACTTTGGAGTAGACAACAATCCTAAATCTATTCACACAGACCACAATCCAGTAGAAAGTAAAATGGGGCGCACCGAAAATGTTGTCGAAAACATATTTCATTCTGTTAAACTTATTCAGCAGGTATCAAACAGTGTGTGCAATAGTGAGCCTGAATCAGAAGAGGCGCCAGAATATCAAAACATTCCTTTAAATATCAACTATGCCCCAGTTCCTACACCGAGGCAACGGTCGCGTCATGACGACAAACCTAAGGAAATTAGCGAAATCAAGGTTTATAAGCCGGTAGTTGAAAAGGATTATCAGGACTCAACACATGGTGAAAGGTCTCTGTCGCGTCGCGCGAGAATTCGCACACAGCACGAGAGTGCGACTAGCAGAAGTATTTCTGCCCCACCAAAAGCTTTGAGGCATAACCCAACTGAGCTGTCACAGCGACGTGAGGATCACTCGATACG ttccAGTAAAAATGAATTACTAAAAGAGGAAAACAGAATGTTTTCGAACAAAAAACGGAACTCAACTGATGACAGCAAtcctatttatgtaaatttaagcATCGTTGCAGAAAAACCTAAGAGTTATGAAAACCGTGATCcgggaaaaattaaaactacttccAGTAAACGGGAAAATAAGCCGTCTagaattgataaaattaaaagcaaactaGAAAGATCTGGAGATGTACCCACTAAAGAGTTTTGTTATATTGATAAGAGAAAGGAACATCGGTTCGATTCAGAAACTGATAGTAGTATCCGGAAACGACACTCGCCTAGTAAAGATACACATACACGCCAAGCCCACAAAGATAGTCTATCTAGACGGGCGGTTCAGGGTGATAAACAGATAAATGCGGAGCCGAATTCCTCCAGACACGGCCGCAAATCTCGAGAGGAACAATCTTCGAAGGAAATAAATAACTCTAGAAAGTCAGATTATAGAAGTAAATCATTACAGCGACCTGGATCTACCAAGGTCTCAGAAGATACTTCTAAGGATACCAGTTTAAAGAGGACAGAACAATTCAAAGACAGTCTAGAACACAATCAAGAGACAAGCAGGAGTCGCAAAAGTAATTCTTCTAAGGATAAAACTCATTCTACTAAAGAAATAATCATTCCATCACCAAAATTAGACATAAGCTCCAGTGCTCGACATTCCTCATCACTATCAAAGAAAGATGACAAAGAACAACACAAAACTCACAAATTGAATAAACGTCGTGAATATGTTATCAATTATGATGATAAAAACGGAACGGTCTCATCTATTTGTAAAGTAACGCCTCCAAGCCTTGGAACACCAAAGCGGAAGAAACCTCCAAAAGAAATATTGAAAGATAATTATTACAACGAGAACTCGTTGAAAAATAGATCCATAAACAAAACTGCTCCGC TGCAGCTAGAAGATCATCAAATGGAACGAAACGGACTGAATTATGCAGATAGGAAATGGAAGACAAAAGTACATATACAAAGGTCTTGCCAATTGTTATAG
- the LOC113504417 gene encoding uncharacterized protein LOC113504417 isoform X4, which produces MVYGVTEGGVTRRIARAMEVLHASGPGARVRVMRAAYHSSAAPGTPAASFMLQSSRRVISSGFDFLEPPSAPIKPLEISSTPYESSPEPNTEAENYKVTEPDDFDISEPSKWRGSTRGSSIRMPSEESSSTDNASIIDLDARLGKNLLRKYSYDSECSEIQFGSRNTSRNSPLLDTPVTLSTLKYKSLLNNSNDWNSRRKSYSFEDTAPLNESIIHSNDTLAMESSTDSGICKSTEIVNDYMDDSTHTKSFPRDDKKPQKNEESFRDWLSKNRPISQYRGTKFKTYRDHEIVMEDPIENNITLQSSGKVSITLPVTVEGDDENYQKVSQVIEDGERKVKRVEFCKTEVHFTAESGKVNIIETDNKPPPSNDFRKRRSAFVPMQDMIEKPITLFGDKTDIPTTNGIGTALNVSGSELSESDENTAATKSILKNKIPKPKPYLLGENMAFGMPDDLLKKDLYSESKLTAVSLVNKQLEPEKHQNEVKPMFPRDAGVVIKPKPLRTINTGPTKTDSLKSDKTVTIHTVQTEEATTVNDVKTRFSGLQLSPVPRKPKTRQLRESDLTYFGVDNNPKSIHTDHNPVESKMGRTENVVENIFHSVKLIQQVSNSVCNSEPESEEAPEYQNIPLNINYAPVPTPRQRSRHDDKPKEISEIKVYKPVVEKDYQDSTHGERSLSRRARIRTQHESATSRSISAPPKALRHNPTELSQRREDHSIRSSKNELLKEENRMFSNKKRNSTDDSNPIYVNLSIVAEKPKSYENRDPGKIKTTSSKRENKPSRIDKIKSKLERSGDVPTKEFCYIDKRKEHRFDSETDSSIRKRHSPSKDTHTRQAHKDSLSRRAVQGDKQINAEPNSSRHGRKSREEQSSKEINNSRKSDYRSKSLQRPGSTKVSEDTSKDTSLKRTEQFKDSLEHNQETSRSRKSNSSKDKTHSTKEIIIPSPKLDISSSARHSSSLSKKDDKEQHKTHKLNKRREYVINYDDKNGTVSSICKVTPPSLGTPKRKKPPKEILKDNYYNENSLKNRSINKTAPLQLEDHQMERNGLNYADRKWKTKVHIQRSCQLL; this is translated from the exons ATGGTTTATGGT GTGACAGAGGGTGGAGTGACGCGTCGCATAGCGCGCGCAATGGAGGTTCTGCACGCGAGCGGGCCGGGAGCGCGCGTGCGGGTCATGCGCGCCGCGTACCACTCGTCCGCCGCGCCCGGCACGCCAGCCGCTTCCTTCATGCTACAGTCTTCACGAAGG GTCATTTCCTCCGGGTTCGACTTCTTAGAGCCTCCTTCAGCACCTATAAAGCCGTTAGAAATATCGTCTACACCATATGAATCATCTCCAGAACCAAATACGGAAGCAGAAAATTACAAAGTAACTGAACCTGATGACTTCGATATATCGGAGCCATCCAAATGGCGAGGTTCGACAAGAGGCAGCTCCATTCGGATGCCTAGTGAAGAGTCTTCGTCTACAGACAACGCCAGTATCATCGATTTAGATGCAAGGCTGGGAAAAAACTTACTCAGAAAATACTCCTACGATTCAGAATGCAGTGAGATTCAATTTGGAAGTAGAAATACCAGTCGCAACTCTCCTCTTTTAGATACACCAGTAACCTTGAGCACATTGAAATACAAATCCCTATTAAACAACAGTAATGATTGGAATTCCAGACGCAAAAGCTACAGTTTTGAAGATACCGCCCCACTAAATGAATCTATTATACACTCTAACGACACACTGGCGATGGAATCTTCCACGGACAGCGGCATTTGTAAATCAACAGAAATTGTAAACGATTATATGGATGATAGCACACACACAAAAAGCTTTCCCAGGGATGACAAAAAGCCACAGAAAAATGAAGAATCATTTAGAGACTGGCTATCTAAAAATAGACCGATATCACAGTACAGAGGAACTAAATTTAAGACTTATCGAGATCACGAAATAGTTATGGAAGACCCAATCGAGAATAATATAACGCTGCAATCATCGGGAAAAGTTTCAATAACTTTACCTGTAACTGTTGAAGGCGACGATGAAAATTATCAGAAAGTTAGCCAAGTGATTGAAGATGGTGAAAGAAAAGTTAAAAGAGTAGAGTTTTGCAAAACTGAAGTTCATTTTACTGCAGAATCAGGTAAAGTGAATATAATTGAAACGGATAACAAACCCCCACCTTCGAATGATTTTCGAAAAAGGAGAAGTGCTTTTGTTCCTATGCAAGATATGATTGAGAAACCGATTACGTTGTTTGGTGACAAAACCGACATCCCAACAACGAATGGAATAGGTACTGCCCTAAATGTAAGTGGTAGTGAGCTTAGCGAATCCGATGAGAATACCGCAGCTACAAAAAGTattctcaaaaacaaaattccGAAACCCAAACCATATCTTTTAGGTGAGAACATGGCATTTGGGATGCCCGATGATCTTCTAAAGAAAGATTTGTATAGTGAGTCTAAATTAACGGCGGTTTCTTTAGTAAATAAGCAATTAGAACCAGAAAAGCACCAAAACGAAGTCAAACCAATGTTCCCACGGGATGCAGGAGTTGTGATTAAACCCAAACCTTTGCGGACAATAAATACAG GTCCCACCAAAACCGACAGTTTGAAAAGCGATAAAACTGTCACAATCCATACAGTTCAGACTGAAGAGGCTACTACTGTAAATGATGTCAAAACTAGATTTAGTGGCTTGCAACTGTCTCCAGTACCACGGAAGCCTAAAACCCGACAACTACGAGAAAGCGATCTCACATACTTTGGAGTAGACAACAATCCTAAATCTATTCACACAGACCACAATCCAGTAGAAAGTAAAATGGGGCGCACCGAAAATGTTGTCGAAAACATATTTCATTCTGTTAAACTTATTCAGCAGGTATCAAACAGTGTGTGCAATAGTGAGCCTGAATCAGAAGAGGCGCCAGAATATCAAAACATTCCTTTAAATATCAACTATGCCCCAGTTCCTACACCGAGGCAACGGTCGCGTCATGACGACAAACCTAAGGAAATTAGCGAAATCAAGGTTTATAAGCCGGTAGTTGAAAAGGATTATCAGGACTCAACACATGGTGAAAGGTCTCTGTCGCGTCGCGCGAGAATTCGCACACAGCACGAGAGTGCGACTAGCAGAAGTATTTCTGCCCCACCAAAAGCTTTGAGGCATAACCCAACTGAGCTGTCACAGCGACGTGAGGATCACTCGATACG ttccAGTAAAAATGAATTACTAAAAGAGGAAAACAGAATGTTTTCGAACAAAAAACGGAACTCAACTGATGACAGCAAtcctatttatgtaaatttaagcATCGTTGCAGAAAAACCTAAGAGTTATGAAAACCGTGATCcgggaaaaattaaaactacttccAGTAAACGGGAAAATAAGCCGTCTagaattgataaaattaaaagcaaactaGAAAGATCTGGAGATGTACCCACTAAAGAGTTTTGTTATATTGATAAGAGAAAGGAACATCGGTTCGATTCAGAAACTGATAGTAGTATCCGGAAACGACACTCGCCTAGTAAAGATACACATACACGCCAAGCCCACAAAGATAGTCTATCTAGACGGGCGGTTCAGGGTGATAAACAGATAAATGCGGAGCCGAATTCCTCCAGACACGGCCGCAAATCTCGAGAGGAACAATCTTCGAAGGAAATAAATAACTCTAGAAAGTCAGATTATAGAAGTAAATCATTACAGCGACCTGGATCTACCAAGGTCTCAGAAGATACTTCTAAGGATACCAGTTTAAAGAGGACAGAACAATTCAAAGACAGTCTAGAACACAATCAAGAGACAAGCAGGAGTCGCAAAAGTAATTCTTCTAAGGATAAAACTCATTCTACTAAAGAAATAATCATTCCATCACCAAAATTAGACATAAGCTCCAGTGCTCGACATTCCTCATCACTATCAAAGAAAGATGACAAAGAACAACACAAAACTCACAAATTGAATAAACGTCGTGAATATGTTATCAATTATGATGATAAAAACGGAACGGTCTCATCTATTTGTAAAGTAACGCCTCCAAGCCTTGGAACACCAAAGCGGAAGAAACCTCCAAAAGAAATATTGAAAGATAATTATTACAACGAGAACTCGTTGAAAAATAGATCCATAAACAAAACTGCTCCGC TGCAGCTAGAAGATCATCAAATGGAACGAAACGGACTGAATTATGCAGATAGGAAATGGAAGACAAAAGTACATATACAAAGGTCTTGCCAATTGTTATAG